A section of the Triticum dicoccoides isolate Atlit2015 ecotype Zavitan chromosome 7A, WEW_v2.0, whole genome shotgun sequence genome encodes:
- the LOC119334526 gene encoding putative nuclease HARBI1 translates to MKAKPRKSILSGFGWLQETIATQGETYTMLRMTASVFFGLHDLLVRNYGLKETSFVSTYESLAMFLWTLGGCESNRRTQNRFKHSAGTIHRKFHEVLQCVVNVASHYLKPQDPNFHIVYDLIKKDRRAYPHLKDCIGAIDGTHIRASIPDGPPKVRYIGRTGMTTQNVMAICDFDMHFTYASIGKPGSMHDTNVLYHAIEKDRPSFTHPPKGKYYLVDAGYPNRDGYLVPYKGEQYHVPDFQRGAPSNTPTEKFNKIHSSNHNCIERTFGVWKMKWQILLKMPNYSFQTQMKIVAATMTLHNYVRFHDKDDLHFI, encoded by the exons ATGAAGGCCAAGCCTCGGAAATCTATTTTGAGTGGATTTGGATGGCTTCAAGAGACTATTGCCACACAGGGAGAGACCTACACAATGTTGAGAATGACGGCAAGTGTGTTCTTTGGTCTTCATGACTTGTTGGTACGTAACTATGGTctaaaagaaacaagctttgttagcACTTATGAGTCTCTTGCTATGTTCTTGTGGACATTGGGAGGTTGTGAATCAAATAGAAGAACTCAAAATCGCTTCAAACATTCAGCGGGTACAATCCATCGTAAATTCCATGAGGTTCTACAATGTGTAGTGAACGTGGCATCTCACTACCTTAAGCCACAAGACCCAAACTTCCACATTGTGTATGATCTAATTAAAAAGGATAGGAGGGCTTATCCCCATCTCAAAGATTGCATTGGTGCAATCGATGGGACTCATATAAGAGCTTCTATTCCTGATGGGCCACCAAAAGTTAGGTACATTGGGAGGACGGGCATGACAACTCAGAATGTGATGGCGATATGTGACTTCGATATGCACTTTACTTATGCTTCAATTGGGAAACCTGGTTCTATGCATGATACAAATGTGTTATACCATGCAATTGAGAAGGACAGACCCTCCTTCACCCATCCACCAAAGG GCAAGTATTACCTTGTAGATGCCGGGTATCCTAATAGAGATGGATATCTAGTACCATACAAAGGAGAACAGTATCATGTCCCTGACTTTCAAAGAGGTGCACCTTCAAATACTCCTACGGAGAAGTTCAACAAGATTCACTCCTCCAACCACAATTGCATAGAGAGAACCTTTGGAGTGTGGAAAATGAAATGGCAAATTCTCCTCAAGATGCCAAACTACTCGTTCCAAACACAGATGAAGATTGTTGCAGCTACTATGACATTGCACAACTATGTTCGCTTCCATGACAAAGATGATCTCCACTTTATTTGA
- the LOC119329918 gene encoding codeine O-demethylase-like — MADESWRLPSSVQQLAASTQEPPRQYLLREKEPLGGNLAGTEMPEPIPTIDLGLLSASNDAEEAAKLRSALQTWGFFKVSNHGIETSLMDSVMTASRDFFRLPLEEKRKYSNIIGGKHFQMEGYGTDQVKTQDQRLDWSDRLHLKVDPEDERNLALWPIHPKSFRDDLHEYTSRSKRIKDDILRAMGKLLELDEDCLVNQFSDRALTFARFNYYPPCPRPDLVLGIKPHSDVYALTVLLMDKDVAGLQFLRDGTWYNVPSASNYTLLINVGVTMEIMTNGIFKGPVHRVVTNSEKERISVAVFYGLDPEREIGPIAQMLTEDRPARYRKMKVKDFLVAHFEHFSRGERVVDSLRI; from the exons ATGGCTGATGAGTCATGGAGGCTGCCGAGTTCAGTGCAGCAACTGGCTGCCAGCACACAGGAGCCACCAAGGCAGTACTTGCTCAGAGAGAAAGAACCGCTTGGTGGGAACCTGGCTGGTACCGAGATGCCGGAGCCCATTCCAACAATCGATCTCGGCCTGCTGTCTGCATCCAACGATGCGGAGGAAGCCGCCAAGCTACGGTCGGCGCTGCAGACCTGGGGATTCTTCAAG GTTTCTAACCATGGAATTGAGACCTCTCTGATGGATTCTGTGATGACCGCATCAAGGGATTTTTTCCGCCTACCGCTCGAAGAGAAGAGAAAGTACAGTAACATAATAGGTGGGAAACATTTCCAGATGGAAGGGTATGGAACTGACCAGGTGAAAACTCAAGATCAAAGACTGGACTGGTCCGATCGACTGCATCTTAAAGTGGATCCAGAGGACGAGAGAAACCTTGCCCTTTGGCCCATACATCCAAAATCTTTCAG GGATGACCTGCATGAGTACACATCGAGGAGCAAGAGAATCAAAGACGACATCCTTCGGGCAATGGGCAAGCTattggagctcgatgaagattgccTAGTTAACCAGTTTAGCGACAGGGCTCTCACTTTTGCTAGATTCAATTACTATCCTCCATGTCCAAGACCTGATCTTGTCTTGGGCATCAAGCCTCACTCTGATGTCTATGCTCTTACGGTTCTTCTAATGGACAAAGATGTCGCTGGGCTGCAGTTTCTCAGAGATGGAACATGGTACAACGTTCCATCTGCGTCTAACTACACCTTGCTGATCAACGTTGGTGTTACAATGGAG ATAATGACCAACGGGATCTTCAAAGGACCAGTACATAGGGTTGTGACTAATTCTGAGAAAGAGAGGATCTCAGTGGCCGTGTTCTATGGTCTGGATCCTGAAAGAGAGATTGGACCGATAGCTCAGATGTTGACTGAGGACCGACCGGCGCGATACAGGAAAAtgaaggtcaaggatttcctagtcGCGCACTTCGAGCATTTCTCTCGAGGAGAAAGAGTCGTCGATTCGTTAAGGATATGA
- the LOC119329917 gene encoding protein SRG1-like, which yields MADDQQWKIPPNVQELAASGPEEPPSRYVVRDQDRPALTGAGGDVTDTDPIPVVDLGRVSSGDADEAAKLRSALQTWGLFLAVGHGIEPALLGEMLAVTRDFFNLPLEEKQKYTNLIGDKKEYRIEGYGGDMVLSETQVLDWCDRFYLVVDPPESRRLHDLWPTRPPSFRDVLHRYSARCRELADAVLREAARAAGLPDEGRLADMLDEKAVTYVRLNCYPPCPRPDQVLGFRPHSDGGVLTVLLAETAGLQVRRDIDGGGGGEWHDVPVVPGALVVNLGDVVEVVSNGVLRSPVHRVVAGAERGRVSVATFYTVDPEREVEPAPELVSEERPRRYGKTKKSGDYVRELLESLARGERAIDKVKLV from the exons ATGGCTGACGACCAACAGTGGAAGATCCCGCCGAACGTGCAGGAGCTGGCGGCGTCCGGCCCGGAGGAGCCGCCGAGCCGGTACGTGGTCCGCGACCAAGACCGTCCCGCCCTTACCGGCGCTGGCGGCGACGTGACGGATACGGACCCAATCCCCGTCGTCGACCTCGGCCGCGTCTCCTCCGGCGACGCCGACGAGGCGGCCAAGCTGCGGTCCGCCCTCCAGACATGGGGCCTCTTCCTG GCCGTCGGGCACGGGATCGAGCCGGCGCTCCTGGGCGAGATGCTGGCAGTGACGAGGGATTTCTTCAACCTCCCGCTGGAAGAGAAGCAGAAGTACACCAACCTGATCGGCGACAAGAAAGAGTACAGGATCGAGGggtacggcggcgacatggtcctGTCGGAGACGCAGGTCCTGGACTGGTGCGACCGGTTCTACCTCGTCGTGGATCCGCCGGAGTCACGGCGCCTCCACGACCTCTGGCCGACGCGGCCCCCCTCGTTCCGGGACGTCCTGCACCGGTACTCCGCGCGGTGCAGGGAGCTCGCCGACGCCGTGCTCCGGGAGGCGGCCCGCGCGGcggggctccccgacgaggggcgccTTGCCGACATGCTGGACGAGAAGGCCGTGACCTACGTCCGGCTCAACTGCTACCCCCCGTGCCCGCGCCCCGACCAAGTGCTCGGGTTCAGGCCCCACTCCGACGGCGGCGTGCTCACCGTCCTCCTCGCCGAGACCGCCGGGCTCCAGGTGCGCCGTGACAttgacggcggaggcggcggcgagtgGCACGACGTGCCCGTGGTGCCTGGCGCGCTGGTGGTGAACCTCGGGGACGTGGTGGAGGTGGTGAGTAACGGGGTGCTGAGGAGCCCGGTGCACAGGGTGGTGGCGGGCGCGGAGAGGGGGCGGGTGTCGGTGGCGACGTTCTACACGGTGGACCCGGAGCGGGAGGTGGAGCCGGCGCCGGAGCTGGTGAGCGAGGAGAGGCCCAGGCGGTACGGGAAGACCAAGAAGAGCGGCGACTACGTCAGGGAGCTGCTGGAGAGCTTGGCGCGTGGGGAGCGGGCCATCGACAAGGTGAAGCTCGTCTGA
- the LOC119329916 gene encoding protein SRG1-like yields the protein MPIKLPKRDKGTQAKQQYQATMACEEPSKIVNIPSIVQELVTCVQEPPSQYVVPEQNRPDMACSEMPDPIPIIDLSRLPAPGNSSDEVAKMQSALENWGLFLAVGHGIKPSFLGEVMKVTREFYKLPQEEKQKYSNLVDGQEFRMEGYGNDIVVSEKQTLDWSDRLYLVVEPESRRIYSMWPAHPPSFRDILCEYTVRCREIASLVLRHLAKMLNLHEDYFVEMIEEDAVTYARFNYYPPCPKPDQVLGLKPHTDATVITVVFIDDNVSGLQVEKNGVWYKVPIVPNALLVNTGDAMEILSNGFFKSPVHRAVTNAEQDRVSLVMFYTADPESELEPVPELVDKKRPAQYRKIKTKDYLRKLFETFAEGTLVIDTMKI from the exons ATGCCCATAAAACTGCCAAAGCGAGACAAGGGAACTCAAGCAAAACAACAGTACCAAGCAACCATGGCTTGTGAAGAACCATCGAAGATAGTCAACATACCCTCGATTGTGCAAGAGCTGGTGACTTGCGTACAGGAGCCACCAAGCCAGTATGTGGTTCCTGAGCAAAACCGCCCCGACATGGCCTGTTCCGAGATGCCAGATCCGATCCCAATCATTGACCTCAGCCGTCTGCCTGCCCCTGGGAACAGCTCTGATGAGGTTGCCAAGATGCAGTCCGCCTTGGAGAACTGGGGCCTCTTCCTG GCTGTTGGACATGGAATAAAGCCAAGTTTTCTTGGTGAGGTGATGAAAGTGACGAGAGAATTTTACAAACTCCCACAAGAAGAGAAGCAGAAGTACTCAAACTTGGTTGATGGCCAGGAGTTCCGTATGGAAGGATACGGGAACGACATAGTCGTATCAGAGAAGCAGACCCTGGACTGGAGTGACCGGCTGTACCTCGTAGTGGAACCAGAGTCCCGGAGAATCTATAGCATGTGGCCCGCGCATCCTCCTTCTTTCAG AGATATTCTGTGCGAGTACACAGTCAGGTGCAGGGAGATTGCCAGCCTTGTCCTCAGGCACCTGGCCAAGATGCTCAATTTACATGAGGACTACTTTGTCGAAATGATTGAAGAGGATGCCGTCACATATGCGAGATTCAACTACTACCCTCCCTGTCCCAAGCCGGACCAAGTCTTAGGCCTGAAGCCCCACACTGATGCCACGGTGATAACAGTTGTCTTCATTGACGATAACGTCAGTGGGCTCCAGGTGGAGAAAAATGGCGTTTGGTACAAAGTTCCAATAGTTCCGAATGCATTACTTGTGAACACAGGAGATGCAATGGAG ATACTTAGCAATGGGTTCTTCAAGAGCCCGGTTCACAGGGCCGTGACCAATGCAGAGCAAGATCGGGTGTCGTTGGTTATGTTCTACACGGCGGACCCAGAGAGCGAACTTGAGCCAGTGCCGGAGCTGGTGGATAAGAAGAGGCCAGCGCAGTACAGGAAGATAAAGACCAAGGATTACCTAAGAAAACTCTTTGAAACTTTTGCGGAAGGGACACTAGTCATCGACACAATGAAGATCTGA